One Tursiops truncatus isolate mTurTru1 chromosome 3, mTurTru1.mat.Y, whole genome shotgun sequence DNA segment encodes these proteins:
- the ICAM3 gene encoding intercellular adhesion molecule 3 isoform X2, which produces MMPSGPLPRACWTSFISLLLVCCLLPPGTQGQELQLRVEPQNPVVPAGESLLVNCSTDCPSAGLIFLETSLLKESVGRGLGWAAFQLSNVTGDTQLLCSGFCNGSQMIGFSNITVYRFPERVELAPLPHWQPMGENLTLRCMVSGGAPRDHLTVVLLRVEKEVGRQPAGDGEPAEVTVTVLASRDDHGANFSCRTELDLRSQGLALFQNSSAPRKLRTFAMPMTPPRLVVPRFSEVETSWPVDCTLDGLFPASEAQVQLALGDQMLNATVVSHDDTLTATATAKAEQESTQEIVCNVTLGGESRVTRENVKAYSFQGPNLTLKEPNATEGTTVTVTCAAGPRVRVTLDGVPAAAPGQPAHLQLNATAKDDRRTFFCNATLEVHGVILHRNRSDQLRVLCRNPIAITIVLGVLTILGLVIFAAALVCVFGVQKRRDIYHVRQSSTWLPLAPQQPDEAVAVELS; this is translated from the exons ATGATGCCCTCAGGGCCGCTGCCCAGGGCCTGCTGGACTTCGTTCATCTCTCTGCTTCTAGTCTGCTGTCTGCTGCCCCCAG GTACCCAAGGGCAGGAGTTGCAGCTGCGAGTGGAGCCGCAGAACCCAGTGGTGCCTGCCGGAGAGTCCCTCTTGGTAAATTGCAGTACAGATTGCCCCAGCGCTGGACTCATCTTCCTGGAGACGTCCCTACTCAAGGAGTCGGTGGGCCGTGGCCTGGGCTGGGCAGCCTTCCAACTCAGCAATGTGACTGGTGACACCCAGCTCCTCTGCTCTGGCTTCTGCAATGGCTCCCAGATGATAGGCTTCTCTAACATCACAGTGTACC GGTTCCCGGAACGCGTGGAGCTGGCCCCCCTGCCCCACTGGCAGCCCATGGGCGAGAACCTCACCCTGCGCTGCATGGTGTCCGGTGGGGCCCCCCGGGACCACCTCACCGTGGTGCTGCTCCGTGTGGAGAAGGAAGTGGGCCGTCAGCCAGCGGGAGACGGGGAGCCTGCCGAGGTCACGGTCACGGTGCTGGCGAGCAGAGATGACCATGGCGCCAATTTCTCTTGCCGCACGGAGCTGGACCTGCGGTCCCAAGGGCTGGCACTGTTCCAGAACAGCTCGGCCCCCAGGAAGCTCCGAACCTTTG CCATGCCCATGACCCCCCCGCGCCTCGTCGTCCCCCGGTTCTCGGAGGTGGAAACGTCGTGGCCCGTTGACTGCACCCTGGATGGGCTCTTCCCAGCATCGGAGGCCCAGGTGCAACTGGCGCTGGGGGACCAGATGCTGAATGCCACAGTCGTGAGCCACGATGACACACTCACGGCCACAGCCACAGCGAAAGCAGAGCAGGAGAGCACTCAGGAGATTGTCTGCAACGTGACCTTGGGGGGCGAGAGCCGCGTGACCCGGGAGAACGTGAAGGCCTATA GCTTCCAGGGGCCCAACCTGACCCTGAAAGAACCTAACGCCACCGAGGGGACCACAGTAACTGTGACTTGCGCGGCCGGACCCCGAGTCCGGGTCACGCTGGACGGAGTTCCAGCCGCAGCACCGGGACAGCCTGCCCACCTTCAGCTAAACGCCACTGCGAAGGACGACAGGCGCACCTTCTTCTGCAATGCCACCCTCGAGGTGCATGGGGTGATCTTGCACCGTAACAGGAGCGACCAGTTGCGTGTCCTGT GTCGGAACCCCATCGCCATCACCATTGTCCTGGGGGTGTTAACGATCTTGGGCCTGGTGATATTCGCTGCGGCCTTAGTGTGCGTCTTTGGGGTGCAGAAGCGGCGTGACATCTACCATGTGAGGCAAAGCAGCACCTGGTTGCCCCTCGCGCCTCAACAGCCCGACGAAGCTGTGGCAGTGGAGTTATCCTGA
- the ICAM3 gene encoding intercellular adhesion molecule 3 isoform X1, giving the protein MMPSGPLPRACWTSFISLLLVCCLLPPGTQGQELQLRVEPQNPVVPAGESLLVNCSTDCPSAGLIFLETSLLKESVGRGLGWAAFQLSNVTGDTQLLCSGFCNGSQMIGFSNITVYRFPERVELAPLPHWQPMGENLTLRCMVSGGAPRDHLTVVLLRVEKEVGRQPAGDGEPAEVTVTVLASRDDHGANFSCRTELDLRSQGLALFQNSSAPRKLRTFAMPMTPPRLVVPRFSEVETSWPVDCTLDGLFPASEAQVQLALGDQMLNATVVSHDDTLTATATAKAEQESTQEIVCNVTLGGESRVTRENVKAYSFQGPNLTLKEPNATEGTTVTVTCAAGPRVRVTLDGVPAAAPGQPAHLQLNATAKDDRRTFFCNATLEVHGVILHRNRSDQLRVLYGPKIDRAKCPQRLTWKDRTMHILQCQARGNPNPKLQCLQEGSKFKVPVGIPFLVRLNYSGTYNCQATSSRGTDVLTVMMDVQGRNPIAITIVLGVLTILGLVIFAAALVCVFGVQKRRDIYHVRQSSTWLPLAPQQPDEAVAVELS; this is encoded by the exons ATGATGCCCTCAGGGCCGCTGCCCAGGGCCTGCTGGACTTCGTTCATCTCTCTGCTTCTAGTCTGCTGTCTGCTGCCCCCAG GTACCCAAGGGCAGGAGTTGCAGCTGCGAGTGGAGCCGCAGAACCCAGTGGTGCCTGCCGGAGAGTCCCTCTTGGTAAATTGCAGTACAGATTGCCCCAGCGCTGGACTCATCTTCCTGGAGACGTCCCTACTCAAGGAGTCGGTGGGCCGTGGCCTGGGCTGGGCAGCCTTCCAACTCAGCAATGTGACTGGTGACACCCAGCTCCTCTGCTCTGGCTTCTGCAATGGCTCCCAGATGATAGGCTTCTCTAACATCACAGTGTACC GGTTCCCGGAACGCGTGGAGCTGGCCCCCCTGCCCCACTGGCAGCCCATGGGCGAGAACCTCACCCTGCGCTGCATGGTGTCCGGTGGGGCCCCCCGGGACCACCTCACCGTGGTGCTGCTCCGTGTGGAGAAGGAAGTGGGCCGTCAGCCAGCGGGAGACGGGGAGCCTGCCGAGGTCACGGTCACGGTGCTGGCGAGCAGAGATGACCATGGCGCCAATTTCTCTTGCCGCACGGAGCTGGACCTGCGGTCCCAAGGGCTGGCACTGTTCCAGAACAGCTCGGCCCCCAGGAAGCTCCGAACCTTTG CCATGCCCATGACCCCCCCGCGCCTCGTCGTCCCCCGGTTCTCGGAGGTGGAAACGTCGTGGCCCGTTGACTGCACCCTGGATGGGCTCTTCCCAGCATCGGAGGCCCAGGTGCAACTGGCGCTGGGGGACCAGATGCTGAATGCCACAGTCGTGAGCCACGATGACACACTCACGGCCACAGCCACAGCGAAAGCAGAGCAGGAGAGCACTCAGGAGATTGTCTGCAACGTGACCTTGGGGGGCGAGAGCCGCGTGACCCGGGAGAACGTGAAGGCCTATA GCTTCCAGGGGCCCAACCTGACCCTGAAAGAACCTAACGCCACCGAGGGGACCACAGTAACTGTGACTTGCGCGGCCGGACCCCGAGTCCGGGTCACGCTGGACGGAGTTCCAGCCGCAGCACCGGGACAGCCTGCCCACCTTCAGCTAAACGCCACTGCGAAGGACGACAGGCGCACCTTCTTCTGCAATGCCACCCTCGAGGTGCATGGGGTGATCTTGCACCGTAACAGGAGCGACCAGTTGCGTGTCCTGT ACGGCCCCAAGATTGACCGAGCTAAATGTCCCCAGCGCTTGACGTGGAAAGACAGGACTATGCATATCCTGCAGTGCCAGGCCCGGGGCAACCCAAACCCCAAACTACAGTGTCTGCAGGAAGGCTCCAAGTTCAAGGTGCCCGTCGGCATCCCATTCCTCGTCAGGTTAAACTATAGTGGCACTTACAATTGCCAAGCGACAAGCTCACGGGGCACGGACGTTCTGACAGTGATGATGGACGTTCAGG GTCGGAACCCCATCGCCATCACCATTGTCCTGGGGGTGTTAACGATCTTGGGCCTGGTGATATTCGCTGCGGCCTTAGTGTGCGTCTTTGGGGTGCAGAAGCGGCGTGACATCTACCATGTGAGGCAAAGCAGCACCTGGTTGCCCCTCGCGCCTCAACAGCCCGACGAAGCTGTGGCAGTGGAGTTATCCTGA
- the RAVER1 gene encoding ribonucleoprotein PTB-binding 1 isoform X1 — protein MAADVSVTHRPPLSPEAGAEVEAGDVAERRAPEEELPPLDPEEIRKRLEHTERQFRNRRKILIRGLPGDVTNQEVHDLLGDYELKYCFVDKYKGTAFVTLLNGEQAEAAISAFHQSRLRERELSVQLQPTDALLCVANLPPSLTQQQFEELVRPFGSLERCFLVYSERTGHSKGYGFAEYMKKDSAARAKSDLLGKPLGPRTLYVHWTDAGQLTPSLLHSRCLCVDRLPPGFSDVDALRRALSAVHTPTFCQLAYGQDGQLKGFAVLEYETAEMAEEAQQRADGLALGGSHLRVSFCAPGPPGRSMLAALIAAQATALNRGKGLLPEPSILQLLSNLGPSASLQLLLNPLLHGGTGGKQGLLGAPPAMPLLNGPALSTALLHLALQTQSQKKPGILGDSPLGTLQSGAQPASPLLGELSAGGGLPPELPSRRGKPPPLLPPLLGPSGGDREPMGLGPPAPQLTPPPAPVGLRGTGLRGLQKDSGPLPTATGVSLLGEPPKDFRIPLNPYLNLHSLLPASNLAGKEARGWGGAGRSRRPAEGPLPNPPAPGGGGSSKAFQLKSRLLSPLTSARLPPDPGLPDSYGFDYPSDVGPRRLFSHPREPTLGPHGLSRHKMSPPPSGFGERGGGGGSGPLSHFYSGSPTSYFTSGLQAGLKQSHLNKAVGSSPLGSGEGLLGLGPGPNGHSHLLKTPLGGQKRSFAHLLPSPEPSPEGSYVGQHSQGLGGHYADSYLKRKRIF, from the exons ATGGCGGCCGACGTGTCCGTTACTCACCGGCCCCCGCTGAGCCCGGAGGCTGGGGCCGAGGTTGAAGCTGGTGATGTCGCGGAGCGCCGGGCGCCTGAAGAAGAACTGCCGCCGCTAGATCCAGAGGAGATCCGGAAACGCCTGGAACACACCGAGCGCCAGTTCCGTAACCGCCGCAAGATACTGATCCGCGGCCTCCCGGGGGACGTGACCAACCAG GAGGTGCACGACCTGCTCGGCGACTATGAGCTCAAGTATTGCTTTGTGGACAAATACAAAGGGACAG CTTTCGTGACCCTGCTGAACGGGGAGCAGGCCGAGGCCGCCATCAGCGCCTTCCACCAGAGCCGCCTGCGGGAGCGCGAGCTGTCGGTGCAGCTGCAGCCCACGGACGCCCTGCTGTGCGTGGCCAACCTGCCCCCCAGCCTCACGCAGCAGCAGTTCGAGGAGCTGGTGCGGCCCTTTGGCAGCCTGGAGCGCTGCTTCCTGGTCTACAGCGAGCGCACCGGCCACTCCAAGGGCTATGGCTTCGCCGAGTACATGAAGAAGGACTCGGCCGCCCGCGCCAAGTCGGACCTGCTGGGCAAGCCGCTGGGCCCACGCACCCTCTACGTGCACTGGACAGATGCCGGGCAGCTGACGCCCTCCCTGCTCCACTCCCGCTGCCTCTGTGTCGACCGCCTGCCGCCTGGCTTCAGTGATGTGGATGCCCTGCGCCGGGCGCTCTCGGCCGTCCACACACCCACCTTCTGCCAG ctggcGTACGGCCAGGACGGGCAGCTGAAGGGCTTCGCCGTGCTGGAGTACGAGACGGCGGAGATGGCGGAAGAGGCACAGCAGCGGGCAGACGGCCTGGCCCTGGGGGGCAGCCACCTGCGCGTCTCCTTCTGCGCCCCTGGGCCCCCTGGCCGCAGCATGCTGGCTGCGCTCATTGCTGCCCAGGCCACG GCCCTCAATCGGGGCAAAGGGCTCCTGCCCGAGCCCAGCATCCTGCAGCTGCTCAGCAACCTGGGGCCCTCCGCTTCCCTCCAGCTGCTGCTCAACCCCCTGCTCCACGGCGGCACAGGTGGCAAGCAGG GCCTCCTGGGCGCACCCCCGGCCATGCCGCTGCTCAACGGGCCCGCCCTGTCCACAGCGCTGCTGCATCTCGCCCTGCAGACCCAGAGTCAGAAG AAACCCGGGATCCTGGGAGACTCTCCCCTAGGCACCCTCCAGTCTGGGGCCCAGCCGGCCAGCCCCCTCCTCGGGGAGCTGTCTGCAG GAGGGGGCCTGCCCCCGGAGCTGCCGTCCCGGCGAGGGAAGCCACCACCCCTGCTGCCGCCACTGCTTGGCCCCTCTGGGGGTGACCGGGAACCCATGGGCCTGGGTCCCCCAGCACCCCAACTCACTCCACCCCCTGCTCCTGTGGGGCTTCGAGGCACTGGTCTCAGAGGCCTGCAGAAGGACAGTGGGCCTTTGCCAACGGCCACTGGG GTCTCGCTGCTGGGGGAGCCTCCCAAGGACTTCCGGATCCCCCTGAATCCCTACCTGAACCTACACAGCCTGCTCCCAGCCAGCAATCTGGCGGGTAAGGAGGCCCGGGGCTGGGGAGGCGCTGGGAGAAGCCGCCGCCCAGCTGAGGGCCCCCTGCCtaaccccccagcccctggaggtggtggcagcagcaaagCTTTCCAGCTCAAGTCCCGCCTGCTCAGCCCCCTCACCAGCGCCCGCCTGCCCCCCGATCCAGGGCTGCCCGACAGCTATGGCTTCGACTACCCCTCA GATGTGGGACCTCGGCGGCTCTTCTCCCACCCACGGGAGCCAACCCTCGGGCCTCATGGACTCAGCCGACACAAA ATGTCCCCCCCACCCAGTGGCTTTGGCGAGCGGGGTGGCGGAGGTGGCAGTGGGCCCCTCTCCCACTTCTATTCGGGCTCACCCACTTCCTACTTCACCAGCGGCCTGCAGGCTGGCCTCAAGCAGAGCCACCTTAACAAG GCGGTCGGCTCCTCCCCACTGGGCTCTGGAGAAGGGCTCCTGGGCCTCGGCCCTGGGCCCAATGGCCACAGCCACTTGCTGAAG ACCCCACTGGGTGGCCAGAAACGCAGCTTCGCCCACCTGCTGCCCTCACCCGAGCCTAGCCCAGAAGGCAGCTATGTGGGCCAGCACTCCCAGGGCCTTGGAGGCCACTACGCAGATTCCTACCTGAAGCGCAAGAGGATTTTCTAA
- the RAVER1 gene encoding ribonucleoprotein PTB-binding 1 isoform X2 yields MAADVSVTHRPPLSPEAGAEVEAGDVAERRAPEEELPPLDPEEIRKRLEHTERQFRNRRKILIRGLPGDVTNQEVHDLLGDYELKYCFVDKYKGTAFVTLLNGEQAEAAISAFHQSRLRERELSVQLQPTDALLCVANLPPSLTQQQFEELVRPFGSLERCFLVYSERTGHSKGYGFAEYMKKDSAARAKSDLLGKPLGPRTLYVHWTDAGQLTPSLLHSRCLCVDRLPPGFSDVDALRRALSAVHTPTFCQLAYGQDGQLKGFAVLEYETAEMAEEAQQRADGLALGGSHLRVSFCAPGPPGRSMLAALIAAQATALNRGKGLLPEPSILQLLSNLGPSASLQLLLNPLLHGGTGGKQGLLGAPPAMPLLNGPALSTALLHLALQTQSQKKPGILGDSPLGTLQSGAQPASPLLGELSAGGGLPPELPSRRGKPPPLLPPLLGPSGGDREPMGLGPPAPQLTPPPAPVGLRGTGLRGLQKDSGPLPTATGVSLLGEPPKDFRIPLNPYLNLHSLLPASNLAAPGGGGSSKAFQLKSRLLSPLTSARLPPDPGLPDSYGFDYPSDVGPRRLFSHPREPTLGPHGLSRHKMSPPPSGFGERGGGGGSGPLSHFYSGSPTSYFTSGLQAGLKQSHLNKAVGSSPLGSGEGLLGLGPGPNGHSHLLKTPLGGQKRSFAHLLPSPEPSPEGSYVGQHSQGLGGHYADSYLKRKRIF; encoded by the exons ATGGCGGCCGACGTGTCCGTTACTCACCGGCCCCCGCTGAGCCCGGAGGCTGGGGCCGAGGTTGAAGCTGGTGATGTCGCGGAGCGCCGGGCGCCTGAAGAAGAACTGCCGCCGCTAGATCCAGAGGAGATCCGGAAACGCCTGGAACACACCGAGCGCCAGTTCCGTAACCGCCGCAAGATACTGATCCGCGGCCTCCCGGGGGACGTGACCAACCAG GAGGTGCACGACCTGCTCGGCGACTATGAGCTCAAGTATTGCTTTGTGGACAAATACAAAGGGACAG CTTTCGTGACCCTGCTGAACGGGGAGCAGGCCGAGGCCGCCATCAGCGCCTTCCACCAGAGCCGCCTGCGGGAGCGCGAGCTGTCGGTGCAGCTGCAGCCCACGGACGCCCTGCTGTGCGTGGCCAACCTGCCCCCCAGCCTCACGCAGCAGCAGTTCGAGGAGCTGGTGCGGCCCTTTGGCAGCCTGGAGCGCTGCTTCCTGGTCTACAGCGAGCGCACCGGCCACTCCAAGGGCTATGGCTTCGCCGAGTACATGAAGAAGGACTCGGCCGCCCGCGCCAAGTCGGACCTGCTGGGCAAGCCGCTGGGCCCACGCACCCTCTACGTGCACTGGACAGATGCCGGGCAGCTGACGCCCTCCCTGCTCCACTCCCGCTGCCTCTGTGTCGACCGCCTGCCGCCTGGCTTCAGTGATGTGGATGCCCTGCGCCGGGCGCTCTCGGCCGTCCACACACCCACCTTCTGCCAG ctggcGTACGGCCAGGACGGGCAGCTGAAGGGCTTCGCCGTGCTGGAGTACGAGACGGCGGAGATGGCGGAAGAGGCACAGCAGCGGGCAGACGGCCTGGCCCTGGGGGGCAGCCACCTGCGCGTCTCCTTCTGCGCCCCTGGGCCCCCTGGCCGCAGCATGCTGGCTGCGCTCATTGCTGCCCAGGCCACG GCCCTCAATCGGGGCAAAGGGCTCCTGCCCGAGCCCAGCATCCTGCAGCTGCTCAGCAACCTGGGGCCCTCCGCTTCCCTCCAGCTGCTGCTCAACCCCCTGCTCCACGGCGGCACAGGTGGCAAGCAGG GCCTCCTGGGCGCACCCCCGGCCATGCCGCTGCTCAACGGGCCCGCCCTGTCCACAGCGCTGCTGCATCTCGCCCTGCAGACCCAGAGTCAGAAG AAACCCGGGATCCTGGGAGACTCTCCCCTAGGCACCCTCCAGTCTGGGGCCCAGCCGGCCAGCCCCCTCCTCGGGGAGCTGTCTGCAG GAGGGGGCCTGCCCCCGGAGCTGCCGTCCCGGCGAGGGAAGCCACCACCCCTGCTGCCGCCACTGCTTGGCCCCTCTGGGGGTGACCGGGAACCCATGGGCCTGGGTCCCCCAGCACCCCAACTCACTCCACCCCCTGCTCCTGTGGGGCTTCGAGGCACTGGTCTCAGAGGCCTGCAGAAGGACAGTGGGCCTTTGCCAACGGCCACTGGG GTCTCGCTGCTGGGGGAGCCTCCCAAGGACTTCCGGATCCCCCTGAATCCCTACCTGAACCTACACAGCCTGCTCCCAGCCAGCAATCTGGCGG cccctggaggtggtggcagcagcaaagCTTTCCAGCTCAAGTCCCGCCTGCTCAGCCCCCTCACCAGCGCCCGCCTGCCCCCCGATCCAGGGCTGCCCGACAGCTATGGCTTCGACTACCCCTCA GATGTGGGACCTCGGCGGCTCTTCTCCCACCCACGGGAGCCAACCCTCGGGCCTCATGGACTCAGCCGACACAAA ATGTCCCCCCCACCCAGTGGCTTTGGCGAGCGGGGTGGCGGAGGTGGCAGTGGGCCCCTCTCCCACTTCTATTCGGGCTCACCCACTTCCTACTTCACCAGCGGCCTGCAGGCTGGCCTCAAGCAGAGCCACCTTAACAAG GCGGTCGGCTCCTCCCCACTGGGCTCTGGAGAAGGGCTCCTGGGCCTCGGCCCTGGGCCCAATGGCCACAGCCACTTGCTGAAG ACCCCACTGGGTGGCCAGAAACGCAGCTTCGCCCACCTGCTGCCCTCACCCGAGCCTAGCCCAGAAGGCAGCTATGTGGGCCAGCACTCCCAGGGCCTTGGAGGCCACTACGCAGATTCCTACCTGAAGCGCAAGAGGATTTTCTAA